A window from Mesorhizobium sp. WSM2240 encodes these proteins:
- the iolD gene encoding 3D-(3,5/4)-trihydroxycyclohexane-1,2-dione acylhydrolase (decyclizing) has translation MGKTIRLTMAQALTRFLARQMTEINGEKLPLFGGVWAIFGHGNVAGVGEALYQVREDLPTFRAHNEQGMAHAAIAYAKANFRRRMMAATTSIGPGATNLVTAAALAHVNRLPLLLLPGDVFANRIPDPVLQQVEDFGDGTVSANDCLRPVSRYFDRITRPEQIVPALNRAMQVLTDPADCGPVTLALCQDVQAEAYDYPESFFDERIWTPRRPRPDAGELDAAVAALKESRKPVIIAGGGVLYSEAAATLKAFAEKHDIPVMETNAGKSSLPHDHPLNMGSVGVTGSSASNLLAEQADVVLAVGSRLQDFTTGSWALFKAEGVKIVGLNAQAFDAGKHRALPLVADARAGLEALEARLKDFKSPEAWVATAKAAKTEWLKAAKAVTDPTNALPSDAQVIGAVHRARGSKATLVCASGGLPGELHKLWPSGAPGSYHMEYGYSTMGYEIAGGLGVKLAKPDHDVIVMLGDGSYMMMNSEIATSVMLGLKLTIVVLDNRGFGCINRLQMATGGANFNNLLKDARHEVLPEIDFAAHAASMGAVARKVSSIAELEHALKEAEADTKTSVIVIDTDPLISTDAGGHWWDVAVPEVSVRPSVNEARKEYDEKRKMQHVVN, from the coding sequence ATGGGAAAGACCATTCGCCTGACCATGGCGCAGGCGCTGACTAGGTTTCTGGCGCGGCAGATGACCGAGATCAACGGCGAGAAGCTGCCGCTGTTCGGCGGCGTCTGGGCGATTTTCGGCCATGGAAATGTCGCCGGGGTGGGCGAAGCTCTGTATCAGGTAAGGGAAGACTTACCAACATTCCGCGCTCACAACGAGCAGGGGATGGCGCACGCCGCGATCGCCTACGCCAAGGCGAACTTCAGGCGGCGCATGATGGCCGCTACCACGTCCATCGGCCCCGGCGCGACGAATTTGGTCACGGCGGCTGCGCTGGCGCACGTCAACCGCCTGCCGTTGTTGTTGTTGCCAGGTGATGTCTTCGCCAACCGCATTCCCGACCCGGTGCTGCAGCAGGTGGAGGATTTCGGAGATGGCACGGTCTCGGCCAATGACTGCCTGCGTCCGGTGTCGCGCTATTTTGACCGCATCACGCGGCCCGAGCAGATCGTCCCCGCGCTCAATCGCGCCATGCAGGTTCTCACTGATCCGGCCGATTGCGGCCCGGTAACGCTGGCGCTCTGCCAGGACGTGCAAGCAGAAGCCTATGATTATCCCGAAAGCTTTTTCGACGAGCGAATCTGGACGCCTCGCCGGCCGCGGCCGGATGCGGGCGAATTGGACGCAGCGGTAGCCGCGCTGAAGGAATCCAGAAAGCCGGTGATCATCGCCGGCGGCGGCGTTCTCTATTCGGAAGCGGCAGCAACGCTGAAAGCCTTCGCCGAAAAGCATGACATCCCTGTCATGGAGACCAATGCCGGCAAGTCGAGCTTGCCGCACGACCACCCGCTCAACATGGGCTCGGTGGGGGTGACCGGGTCCTCAGCCTCGAACCTGCTTGCCGAGCAGGCCGATGTGGTGCTCGCCGTCGGCTCACGGCTGCAGGATTTCACCACCGGATCGTGGGCGCTGTTCAAGGCGGAAGGTGTCAAGATTGTCGGTCTGAACGCTCAAGCCTTCGACGCCGGCAAGCATCGCGCGCTGCCGCTGGTGGCCGACGCCCGGGCAGGGCTCGAGGCGCTGGAAGCGCGGCTCAAGGATTTCAAGTCGCCCGAGGCCTGGGTCGCGACGGCCAAGGCCGCCAAGACCGAATGGCTCAAGGCTGCCAAGGCTGTGACCGACCCGACCAACGCATTGCCTTCCGATGCGCAGGTAATCGGCGCGGTGCATCGCGCGCGCGGCTCGAAGGCGACGCTGGTCTGCGCGTCGGGCGGGCTGCCCGGCGAGTTGCACAAATTGTGGCCGTCCGGCGCGCCGGGCAGCTACCACATGGAATACGGCTATTCGACCATGGGCTACGAGATCGCCGGCGGCCTCGGCGTCAAGCTCGCCAAGCCCGACCACGACGTTATCGTCATGCTCGGCGACGGCAGCTACATGATGATGAATTCCGAGATCGCCACCTCGGTGATGCTGGGCTTGAAGCTGACCATCGTGGTGCTCGACAATCGGGGCTTCGGTTGCATCAACCGGCTGCAGATGGCGACAGGCGGGGCGAACTTCAACAATCTGCTCAAGGATGCCAGGCACGAAGTGCTGCCCGAAATCGACTTCGCCGCGCACGCCGCCTCGATGGGTGCGGTGGCACGTAAGGTTTCCTCGATCGCGGAACTGGAACACGCTCTGAAAGAGGCCGAGGCGGATACGAAAACCTCGGTGATCGTCATCGACACCGACCCGCTGATCTCGACGGACGCCGGCGGTCACTGGTGGGATGTGGCGGTGCCGGAAGTTTCGGTGCGGCCGAGCGTCAACGAGGCGCGCAAGGAATATGACGAAAAGCGCAAAATGCAGCATGTGGTGAATTGA
- a CDS encoding DUF3329 domain-containing protein produces the protein MAGEDHPFLRPLWRRVALVAFCAAWTIFEVVYGQSFWAMIAAGMTAYGAWIFLIAYKPGPEKEKE, from the coding sequence ATGGCGGGTGAGGATCATCCGTTCCTGCGGCCGCTGTGGCGGCGGGTGGCGCTGGTCGCCTTCTGTGCGGCCTGGACCATATTCGAGGTCGTCTACGGCCAGTCCTTCTGGGCTATGATCGCCGCAGGCATGACCGCCTACGGCGCCTGGATCTTCCTGATCGCCTACAAGCCCGGACCCGAAAAGGAAAAGGAATAA
- a CDS encoding DUF1045 domain-containing protein, translated as MRYAIYFTPEQDDPLTRLAASWLGRDPFTGAATEPPASTILSPAEIAFHTASARRYGFHATLKAPFGLAAGETEAGLQRAMSVFTQRAEPVVIPRLVIKQMDGFFALVPGDENPGLQRFADDVVTGFDRFRAPLSEADMERRNPDALSPAEFRNLCQWGYPYVFDAFRFHMTLTGRVGAVESPRIRAAIDEVFGTALDRPVAIDGLALFVEREAGAPFTVLSYHALGERRDRKTA; from the coding sequence ATGCGTTACGCAATCTATTTCACACCCGAACAGGACGATCCGCTCACCCGGCTCGCCGCAAGCTGGCTCGGCCGCGATCCGTTCACCGGCGCCGCAACCGAACCGCCGGCAAGCACCATTCTGTCGCCCGCCGAGATCGCTTTCCACACCGCCTCGGCCCGCCGTTACGGCTTCCACGCAACGCTAAAGGCGCCGTTCGGCCTCGCCGCGGGCGAGACCGAAGCCGGCCTCCAACGCGCCATGTCAGTCTTTACTCAACGGGCCGAGCCGGTCGTCATCCCGCGTCTCGTAATCAAGCAGATGGACGGCTTTTTTGCGCTGGTTCCCGGCGACGAAAACCCCGGCCTGCAGCGCTTCGCCGATGACGTGGTCACCGGCTTCGATCGCTTCCGCGCGCCGCTGAGCGAGGCGGATATGGAGAGGCGCAACCCGGATGCGCTGAGCCCAGCCGAATTCCGCAACCTCTGCCAGTGGGGCTACCCCTACGTGTTCGACGCGTTCCGCTTTCACATGACGCTAACCGGCCGCGTCGGTGCGGTAGAGAGCCCGCGCATCCGCGCCGCCATCGACGAGGTATTCGGAACTGCCCTCGACAGGCCAGTCGCGATCGACGGCCTCGCCCTTTTCGTGGAACGTGAAGCCGGCGCACC
- the iolE gene encoding myo-inosose-2 dehydratase encodes MKAKLGMSPIAWWNDDLVELSDDVSLEECLRQSRSAGFTGMEKGRRFPDDPDVMLPILKKADVTLCGGWFSGTLVDEDLAANKDRIQPMIDLFKAVNAPCIVYGEVGRSIQGDRSKPLATKPRLSGDEMKAYAKRVTQFGEWCADQGMPLSYHHHMAAVVETEPELDAFMKYSGAGIPLLLDAGHLAFAGGDVLRAIDKHHKRINHVHVKDVRMEVIDKLDRTKQSFLDAVALGAFTVPGDGSLDFGKIVQKFADYGYEGWFVVEAEQDPRKNQPLRMAQVGYKELMRVMTAAGYTVETQGFPNA; translated from the coding sequence TTGAAGGCCAAACTCGGCATGTCCCCCATTGCGTGGTGGAACGACGATCTTGTGGAGCTCAGCGATGATGTGTCGTTGGAGGAGTGCCTGCGGCAGTCGAGGTCGGCGGGCTTTACGGGCATGGAGAAGGGCCGGCGGTTTCCCGACGATCCCGACGTGATGCTGCCCATCCTCAAGAAGGCCGATGTGACCCTCTGCGGCGGCTGGTTCTCGGGCACGCTGGTCGACGAAGATCTCGCGGCGAACAAGGATCGCATCCAGCCGATGATCGACCTGTTCAAGGCCGTGAACGCGCCGTGCATAGTCTATGGCGAGGTCGGCCGTTCGATCCAGGGCGACCGCTCAAAGCCGCTTGCCACCAAGCCCAGGCTTTCGGGCGACGAGATGAAAGCCTATGCGAAGCGGGTCACGCAATTCGGTGAATGGTGTGCCGATCAGGGCATGCCGCTCTCCTATCATCATCACATGGCGGCCGTGGTCGAGACCGAGCCTGAGCTCGACGCCTTCATGAAATATTCGGGCGCCGGCATTCCGCTGCTCCTCGACGCGGGTCACCTGGCTTTTGCCGGCGGCGACGTTCTGCGGGCCATCGACAAGCACCACAAGCGCATCAACCATGTGCATGTGAAGGATGTGCGCATGGAGGTGATCGACAAGCTCGACCGCACGAAACAGTCTTTCCTCGATGCGGTGGCCCTCGGCGCATTCACCGTGCCGGGGGACGGCTCGCTGGATTTTGGCAAGATCGTGCAAAAATTCGCCGACTACGGCTACGAGGGCTGGTTCGTGGTCGAGGCTGAGCAGGATCCCCGGAAGAATCAGCCGCTCAGGATGGCGCAGGTCGGCTACAAGGAATTGATGCGGGTCATGACGGCGGCTGGTTATACAGTCGAAACACAGGGCTTTCCGAATGCCTGA
- the iolB gene encoding 5-deoxy-glucuronate isomerase, translated as MSKLLVKPQERGGRVTHVTPQSAGWTYVGFDLHRLKPGETASAATADREVCLVFVTGKGAAKAAGQDFGTVGERMSPFEGKPWSIYVPEGSNWSVTAETDLELAVCSAPGLGGGLPARVIGPDEVEQEVRGKGSNTRHVTNILPEGEPADSLLVVEVITPAGNTSSYPPHKHDQDDLPHESHLEETYYHRLNPSQGFAFQRVYTDDRSLDEAMAVEDGDVVLVPKGYHPCATCHGYDLYYLNVMAGPKRTWKFHNAPEHEWLLKA; from the coding sequence ATGTCGAAACTGCTGGTGAAGCCGCAAGAAAGAGGCGGGCGCGTGACCCATGTCACACCGCAAAGCGCCGGCTGGACCTATGTCGGCTTCGACCTTCACCGCCTGAAACCGGGCGAGACGGCGTCGGCAGCCACAGCGGATCGTGAAGTTTGCCTGGTGTTCGTCACCGGAAAGGGCGCGGCCAAGGCGGCGGGCCAGGACTTCGGCACGGTCGGCGAGCGCATGTCGCCCTTCGAAGGCAAGCCCTGGTCGATCTATGTGCCGGAGGGCTCGAATTGGTCGGTGACGGCCGAAACCGATCTCGAACTCGCGGTCTGCTCGGCGCCTGGGCTGGGCGGCGGACTGCCGGCCCGGGTCATTGGGCCGGACGAGGTCGAGCAGGAGGTGCGCGGCAAAGGGAGCAATACGCGCCACGTCACCAACATCCTGCCGGAGGGCGAGCCGGCGGATTCACTGCTGGTGGTCGAGGTGATCACGCCGGCCGGGAACACGTCGAGCTATCCGCCGCACAAGCACGACCAAGACGATCTTCCCCACGAATCGCATCTCGAGGAAACCTATTATCACCGCCTGAACCCGTCTCAGGGTTTCGCCTTTCAGCGCGTCTATACCGACGACCGTTCGCTGGATGAGGCGATGGCGGTGGAGGACGGTGACGTCGTGCTGGTGCCGAAAGGCTACCACCCCTGCGCCACCTGCCACGGCTACGATCTCTATTATCTCAACGTCATGGCCGGGCCGAAGCGGACATGGAAGTTCCACAACGCGCCAGAGCACGAATGGCTTCTGAAAGCCTGA